A genomic region of Castor canadensis chromosome 16, mCasCan1.hap1v2, whole genome shotgun sequence contains the following coding sequences:
- the LOC109693142 gene encoding cationic amino acid transporter 3-like isoform X1 gives MPGSTQEDLGISHHTPRMLWHCVRQFGQKLVRRRPLVLGEGSETRLSRCLNTLDLVALGVGSTLGAGVYVLAGEVAREKAGPSIVICFLVAALTSVLSGLCYAEFGARVPCSGSAYLYSYVTVGQLLAFITGWNLILSYVIGAASVARAWSIAFDSLTGNHISQAFKGIFSLHESSILAKYPDFFALGLVLLLTGLLALGARESALVSRVFTGVNLLVLSFVALSGFIKGDLHNWQLTQQDYELAESRPNGTNSSLGPLGSGGFVPFGLDGILRGAATCFFAFIGFDCIATTGEEARHPQRSLPLGIVISLFICFLMYFGVSASLTLMMPYYQIHPEGPLPDAFVHIGWAPARYAVAIGTLCALSSSLLGAMFPMPRVIYAMAEDGLLFRKLACIHSRTHTPMVATITSGVIAALMAFLFELSDLVDLTSIGTLLAYSLVDFSVLVLRYQPDERLRSGKNEKTEREVLEMKTVPEMISSEPSSEAGSLGILRNLCNPTDAIPTLKSGWVVYGCASLLVLLLTILCLVLAQWPQDLFSGDPVYMTLAVLLLGFIAGMTVVIWRQPQNSTPLHFKVPALPTLPLLSIFVNVYLMMQMTVGTWAQFGVWMVIGFAIYFGYGIWHSLEENEQQPPPASSSQILHENNPALN, from the exons ATGCCAGGAAGCACGCAGGAAG ATCTTGGCATCTCCCATCACACACCTAGGATGCTGTGGCACTGTGTCCGCCAATTTGGTCAGAAGCTGGTGCGCAGACGGCCCCTGGTACTGGGCGAGGGATCTGAAACTCGCCTGTCCCGCTGTCTGAACACCCTGGATCTGGTGGCACTGGGTGTGGGAAGCACCCTAGGAGCAGGCGTGTATGTCCTGGCTGGGGAGGTGGCCCGAGAGAAAGCTGGACCATCCATTGTCATCTGCTTCTTGGTGGCTGCCCTGACTTCTGTGTTGTCTGGACTCTGCTATGCAGAGTTTGGGGCCCGGGTACCGTGTTCCGGTTCTGCATATCTCTACAGTTATGTCACAGTGGGCCAACTGTTGGCTTTCATCACTGGCTGGAACCTCATACTCTCCTATGTCATTG GTGCGGCCAGCGTGGCCCGGGCCTGGAGCATTGCCTTTGACAGCCTCACGGGGAACCACATTTCCCAGGCCTTTAAGGGTATCTTCTCTCTGCATGAGTCAAGCATCCTTGCTAAGTATCCAGACTTTTTTGCTCTGGGCCTGGTGCTGCTCCTGACTG GACTGCTGGCTCTGGGAGCACGAGAGTCGGCTCTGGTCAGCAGAGTATTCACAGGGGTGAACCTGTTGGTGTTGAGCTTTGTGGCCCTCTCTGGCTTCATTAAAGGAGATCTGCACAACTGGCAGCTCACACAGCAGGACTATGAGCTGGCTGAGTCTAGGCCCAATGGTACTAACAG CAGCTTGGGGCCTCTGGGCTCCGGAGGGTTCGTGCCTTTTGGCTTGGATGGGATTCTCCGTGGGGCAGCCACATGCTTTTTTGCCTTCATTGGGTTCGATTGCATCGCGACTACAG GGGAGGAGGCCCGTCACCCTCAGCGTTCCCTTCCACTCGGCATCGTTATCTCACTCTTCATCTGCTTTTTGATGTACTTTGGTGTCTCCGCGTCACTCACCCTCATGATGCCCTACTACCAGATTCATCCTGAGGGCCCTTTGCCCGATGCCTTTGTCCACATTGGGTGGGCCCCTGCCCGATACGCAGTGGCCATTGGCACCCTCTGTGCCCTTTCTTCCAG cctcCTGGGTGCCATGTTCCCCATGCCTCGGGTGATCTATGCCATGGCAGAAGATGGGCTTCTCTTCCGGAAGCTAGCCTGTATCCACAGCCGCACGCACACTCCCATGGTGGCCACCATCACTTCTGGAGTCATTGCAG CTCTCATGGCTTTCCTTTTTGAGCTCAGCGATCTTGTGGACCTCACATCCATTGGAACCCTACTTGCTTATTCCTTGGTGGATTTTTCTGTTCTGGTTCTCAG GTACCAGCCagatgagaggctgagatctggcaagaatgagaaaactgagagggAAGTGCTTGAGATGAAGACAGTTCCTGAAATGATATCTTCGGAACCGAGTTCTGAAGCAGGGAGCTTAGGGATTCTAAGGAACCTGTGTAACCCCACGGATGCCATCCCCACTCTGAAGTCTGGCTGGGTTGTCTATGGTTGTGCCTCCCTGCTTG TCCTCCTGCTGACCATTCTGTGCCTGGTCCTGGCCCAGTGGCCTCAGGATCTGTTCTCTGGAGACCCAGTTTATATGACACTGGCCGTCCTGCTTTTGGGgttcattgctgggatgacagttgtcaTCTGGAGACAGCCCCAGAATTCCACTCCTCTGCACTTCAAG GTCCCTGCACTGCCCACTCTCCCCCTGCTGAGCATTTTCGTCAACGTCTACTTGATGATGCAGATGACCGTTGGGACCTGGGCCCAGTTTGGAGTCTGGATGGTGATTG GATTTGCaatatattttggatatgggaTCTGGCACAGCCTGGAGGAGAATGAGCAGCAGCCGCCACCAGCCTCAAGCTCCCAGATTCTCCATGAAAATAACCCAGCACTGAATTAG
- the LOC109693142 gene encoding cationic amino acid transporter 3-like isoform X2, whose amino-acid sequence MPGSTQEDLGISHHTPRMLWHCVRQFGQKLVRRRPLVLGEGSETRLSRCLNTLDLVALGVGSTLGAGVYVLAGEVAREKAGPSIVICFLVAALTSVLSGLCYAEFGARVPCSGSAYLYSYVTVGQLLAFITGWNLILSYVIGAASVARAWSIAFDSLTGNHISQAFKGIFSLHESSILAKYPDFFALGLVLLLTGLLALGARESALVSRVFTGVNLLVLSFVALSGFIKGDLHNWQLTQQDYELAESRPNGTNSLGPLGSGGFVPFGLDGILRGAATCFFAFIGFDCIATTGEEARHPQRSLPLGIVISLFICFLMYFGVSASLTLMMPYYQIHPEGPLPDAFVHIGWAPARYAVAIGTLCALSSSLLGAMFPMPRVIYAMAEDGLLFRKLACIHSRTHTPMVATITSGVIAALMAFLFELSDLVDLTSIGTLLAYSLVDFSVLVLRYQPDERLRSGKNEKTEREVLEMKTVPEMISSEPSSEAGSLGILRNLCNPTDAIPTLKSGWVVYGCASLLVLLLTILCLVLAQWPQDLFSGDPVYMTLAVLLLGFIAGMTVVIWRQPQNSTPLHFKVPALPTLPLLSIFVNVYLMMQMTVGTWAQFGVWMVIGFAIYFGYGIWHSLEENEQQPPPASSSQILHENNPALN is encoded by the exons ATGCCAGGAAGCACGCAGGAAG ATCTTGGCATCTCCCATCACACACCTAGGATGCTGTGGCACTGTGTCCGCCAATTTGGTCAGAAGCTGGTGCGCAGACGGCCCCTGGTACTGGGCGAGGGATCTGAAACTCGCCTGTCCCGCTGTCTGAACACCCTGGATCTGGTGGCACTGGGTGTGGGAAGCACCCTAGGAGCAGGCGTGTATGTCCTGGCTGGGGAGGTGGCCCGAGAGAAAGCTGGACCATCCATTGTCATCTGCTTCTTGGTGGCTGCCCTGACTTCTGTGTTGTCTGGACTCTGCTATGCAGAGTTTGGGGCCCGGGTACCGTGTTCCGGTTCTGCATATCTCTACAGTTATGTCACAGTGGGCCAACTGTTGGCTTTCATCACTGGCTGGAACCTCATACTCTCCTATGTCATTG GTGCGGCCAGCGTGGCCCGGGCCTGGAGCATTGCCTTTGACAGCCTCACGGGGAACCACATTTCCCAGGCCTTTAAGGGTATCTTCTCTCTGCATGAGTCAAGCATCCTTGCTAAGTATCCAGACTTTTTTGCTCTGGGCCTGGTGCTGCTCCTGACTG GACTGCTGGCTCTGGGAGCACGAGAGTCGGCTCTGGTCAGCAGAGTATTCACAGGGGTGAACCTGTTGGTGTTGAGCTTTGTGGCCCTCTCTGGCTTCATTAAAGGAGATCTGCACAACTGGCAGCTCACACAGCAGGACTATGAGCTGGCTGAGTCTAGGCCCAATGGTACTAACAG CTTGGGGCCTCTGGGCTCCGGAGGGTTCGTGCCTTTTGGCTTGGATGGGATTCTCCGTGGGGCAGCCACATGCTTTTTTGCCTTCATTGGGTTCGATTGCATCGCGACTACAG GGGAGGAGGCCCGTCACCCTCAGCGTTCCCTTCCACTCGGCATCGTTATCTCACTCTTCATCTGCTTTTTGATGTACTTTGGTGTCTCCGCGTCACTCACCCTCATGATGCCCTACTACCAGATTCATCCTGAGGGCCCTTTGCCCGATGCCTTTGTCCACATTGGGTGGGCCCCTGCCCGATACGCAGTGGCCATTGGCACCCTCTGTGCCCTTTCTTCCAG cctcCTGGGTGCCATGTTCCCCATGCCTCGGGTGATCTATGCCATGGCAGAAGATGGGCTTCTCTTCCGGAAGCTAGCCTGTATCCACAGCCGCACGCACACTCCCATGGTGGCCACCATCACTTCTGGAGTCATTGCAG CTCTCATGGCTTTCCTTTTTGAGCTCAGCGATCTTGTGGACCTCACATCCATTGGAACCCTACTTGCTTATTCCTTGGTGGATTTTTCTGTTCTGGTTCTCAG GTACCAGCCagatgagaggctgagatctggcaagaatgagaaaactgagagggAAGTGCTTGAGATGAAGACAGTTCCTGAAATGATATCTTCGGAACCGAGTTCTGAAGCAGGGAGCTTAGGGATTCTAAGGAACCTGTGTAACCCCACGGATGCCATCCCCACTCTGAAGTCTGGCTGGGTTGTCTATGGTTGTGCCTCCCTGCTTG TCCTCCTGCTGACCATTCTGTGCCTGGTCCTGGCCCAGTGGCCTCAGGATCTGTTCTCTGGAGACCCAGTTTATATGACACTGGCCGTCCTGCTTTTGGGgttcattgctgggatgacagttgtcaTCTGGAGACAGCCCCAGAATTCCACTCCTCTGCACTTCAAG GTCCCTGCACTGCCCACTCTCCCCCTGCTGAGCATTTTCGTCAACGTCTACTTGATGATGCAGATGACCGTTGGGACCTGGGCCCAGTTTGGAGTCTGGATGGTGATTG GATTTGCaatatattttggatatgggaTCTGGCACAGCCTGGAGGAGAATGAGCAGCAGCCGCCACCAGCCTCAAGCTCCCAGATTCTCCATGAAAATAACCCAGCACTGAATTAG
- the LOC109693142 gene encoding cationic amino acid transporter 3-like isoform X3: protein MLWHCVRQFGQKLVRRRPLVLGEGSETRLSRCLNTLDLVALGVGSTLGAGVYVLAGEVAREKAGPSIVICFLVAALTSVLSGLCYAEFGARVPCSGSAYLYSYVTVGQLLAFITGWNLILSYVIGAASVARAWSIAFDSLTGNHISQAFKGIFSLHESSILAKYPDFFALGLVLLLTGLLALGARESALVSRVFTGVNLLVLSFVALSGFIKGDLHNWQLTQQDYELAESRPNGTNSSLGPLGSGGFVPFGLDGILRGAATCFFAFIGFDCIATTGEEARHPQRSLPLGIVISLFICFLMYFGVSASLTLMMPYYQIHPEGPLPDAFVHIGWAPARYAVAIGTLCALSSSLLGAMFPMPRVIYAMAEDGLLFRKLACIHSRTHTPMVATITSGVIAALMAFLFELSDLVDLTSIGTLLAYSLVDFSVLVLRYQPDERLRSGKNEKTEREVLEMKTVPEMISSEPSSEAGSLGILRNLCNPTDAIPTLKSGWVVYGCASLLVLLLTILCLVLAQWPQDLFSGDPVYMTLAVLLLGFIAGMTVVIWRQPQNSTPLHFKVPALPTLPLLSIFVNVYLMMQMTVGTWAQFGVWMVIGFAIYFGYGIWHSLEENEQQPPPASSSQILHENNPALN from the exons ATGCTGTGGCACTGTGTCCGCCAATTTGGTCAGAAGCTGGTGCGCAGACGGCCCCTGGTACTGGGCGAGGGATCTGAAACTCGCCTGTCCCGCTGTCTGAACACCCTGGATCTGGTGGCACTGGGTGTGGGAAGCACCCTAGGAGCAGGCGTGTATGTCCTGGCTGGGGAGGTGGCCCGAGAGAAAGCTGGACCATCCATTGTCATCTGCTTCTTGGTGGCTGCCCTGACTTCTGTGTTGTCTGGACTCTGCTATGCAGAGTTTGGGGCCCGGGTACCGTGTTCCGGTTCTGCATATCTCTACAGTTATGTCACAGTGGGCCAACTGTTGGCTTTCATCACTGGCTGGAACCTCATACTCTCCTATGTCATTG GTGCGGCCAGCGTGGCCCGGGCCTGGAGCATTGCCTTTGACAGCCTCACGGGGAACCACATTTCCCAGGCCTTTAAGGGTATCTTCTCTCTGCATGAGTCAAGCATCCTTGCTAAGTATCCAGACTTTTTTGCTCTGGGCCTGGTGCTGCTCCTGACTG GACTGCTGGCTCTGGGAGCACGAGAGTCGGCTCTGGTCAGCAGAGTATTCACAGGGGTGAACCTGTTGGTGTTGAGCTTTGTGGCCCTCTCTGGCTTCATTAAAGGAGATCTGCACAACTGGCAGCTCACACAGCAGGACTATGAGCTGGCTGAGTCTAGGCCCAATGGTACTAACAG CAGCTTGGGGCCTCTGGGCTCCGGAGGGTTCGTGCCTTTTGGCTTGGATGGGATTCTCCGTGGGGCAGCCACATGCTTTTTTGCCTTCATTGGGTTCGATTGCATCGCGACTACAG GGGAGGAGGCCCGTCACCCTCAGCGTTCCCTTCCACTCGGCATCGTTATCTCACTCTTCATCTGCTTTTTGATGTACTTTGGTGTCTCCGCGTCACTCACCCTCATGATGCCCTACTACCAGATTCATCCTGAGGGCCCTTTGCCCGATGCCTTTGTCCACATTGGGTGGGCCCCTGCCCGATACGCAGTGGCCATTGGCACCCTCTGTGCCCTTTCTTCCAG cctcCTGGGTGCCATGTTCCCCATGCCTCGGGTGATCTATGCCATGGCAGAAGATGGGCTTCTCTTCCGGAAGCTAGCCTGTATCCACAGCCGCACGCACACTCCCATGGTGGCCACCATCACTTCTGGAGTCATTGCAG CTCTCATGGCTTTCCTTTTTGAGCTCAGCGATCTTGTGGACCTCACATCCATTGGAACCCTACTTGCTTATTCCTTGGTGGATTTTTCTGTTCTGGTTCTCAG GTACCAGCCagatgagaggctgagatctggcaagaatgagaaaactgagagggAAGTGCTTGAGATGAAGACAGTTCCTGAAATGATATCTTCGGAACCGAGTTCTGAAGCAGGGAGCTTAGGGATTCTAAGGAACCTGTGTAACCCCACGGATGCCATCCCCACTCTGAAGTCTGGCTGGGTTGTCTATGGTTGTGCCTCCCTGCTTG TCCTCCTGCTGACCATTCTGTGCCTGGTCCTGGCCCAGTGGCCTCAGGATCTGTTCTCTGGAGACCCAGTTTATATGACACTGGCCGTCCTGCTTTTGGGgttcattgctgggatgacagttgtcaTCTGGAGACAGCCCCAGAATTCCACTCCTCTGCACTTCAAG GTCCCTGCACTGCCCACTCTCCCCCTGCTGAGCATTTTCGTCAACGTCTACTTGATGATGCAGATGACCGTTGGGACCTGGGCCCAGTTTGGAGTCTGGATGGTGATTG GATTTGCaatatattttggatatgggaTCTGGCACAGCCTGGAGGAGAATGAGCAGCAGCCGCCACCAGCCTCAAGCTCCCAGATTCTCCATGAAAATAACCCAGCACTGAATTAG